In one Leishmania braziliensis MHOM/BR/75/M2904 complete genome, chromosome 32 genomic region, the following are encoded:
- the CD gene encoding putative cystathionine beta-lyase, with amino-acid sequence MSNEPSQENSVETALSRLGRNPSEQHGFINCPIYRGSTVLYNSVDDAFNRRGTYWYGTAGNPIVTNLQKAWTALTGGAGSFILSSGMQAIAYALLGTANSGDNILVADAVYLPTRELCDNFLVTKGITTTYYDPCITADELRELLCKKPNTTVLFMESPGSQTFEVQDVPTICAVAREFNVTTIIDNTWATPIFFGAHSKGCDISVEAGTKYVGGHSDMLLGLISANETWYPKLKRVMSLFQSVPGNEDCFLALRGLRTMYIRLKEAEKRALEIASFMKSRKEVLKVLHPAFPDCRGHEVWKRDFTGSSGVFSIVLLPKYTLEDVTRMIESYKLFGIGFSWGGFESLAVVFDCTKYRTATTFSPGGILIRYQIGLESVDDLKQDLGQGFDKLCQGSMDP; translated from the coding sequence ATGTCAAACGAACCATCCCAGGAGAACTCTGTCGAGACCGCCCTGAGCCGTCTCGGCCGCAACCCATCTGAGCAACACGGCTTCATCAACTGTCCCATCTATCGCGGTTCCACTGTTCTATACAATAGCGTCGATGACGCATTCAATCGCCGTGGTACGTACTGGTACGGCACCGCTGGAAACCCCATCGTGACGAACCTGCAGAAAGCCTGGACGGCGCTCACTGGCGGTGCCGGAAGTTTTATCCTGTCATCCGGCATGCAGGCGATAGCGTACGCGCTGCTGGGGACTGCGAACAGCGGTGACAATATTCTTGTGGCGGACGCAGTGTACTTGCCCACTCGCGAGTTGTGCGACAACTTCTTGGTGACCAAGGGCATCACCACGACCTACTACGACCCCTGTATCACGGCAGACGAGTTGCGTGAGCTGCTCTGCAAGAAGCCCAATACCACCGTGCTCTTCATGGAGTCACCGGGTTCGCAGACCTTTGAGGTGCAGGACGTGCCGACCATCTGTGCCGTGGCACGCGAATTCAACGTGACGACGATCATCGACAACACTTGGGCTACCCCCATCTTCTTTGGCGCACACAGCAAGGGGTGCGACATATCCGTGGAGGCGGGCACCAAGTACGTCGGCGGCCACTCGGACATGCTGCTGGGTCTCATCTCAGCCAATGAGACCTGGTACCCGAAGCTGAAGCGTGTGATGAGCCTCTTCCAGTCCGTTCCCGGCAACGAGGACTGTTTCCTGGCCTTACGTGGGCTTCGCACTATGTACATCCGCCTTAAGGAGGCTGAGAAGCGCGCGCTTGAGATAGCGAGCTTTATGAAGAGCCGCAAGGAGGTGCTCAAGGTGCTGCACCCGGCGTTCCCTGACTGTCGTGGCCACGAGGTCTGGAAGCGCGACTTCACCGGCTCGTCCGGCGTCTTCTCGATCGTGTTGCTTCCGAAGTACACACTGGAGGATGTGACACGGATGATCGAGAGCTACAAGCTTTTCGGCATAGGCTTTTCATGGGGCGGCTTCGAGAGTCTTGCGGTGGTTTTCGACTGCACCAAGTACCGCACGGCAACCACCTTTTCGCCTGGAGGTATCCTCATCCGTTACCAGATCGGCCTCGAGAGCGTGGATGACCTGAAGCAGGACCTCGGCCAGGGTTTTGACAAGCTGTGCCAGGGGTCGATGGACCCCTAA
- the AAT16 gene encoding putative amino acid permease gives MNRDNNNNVFSTSDVLFEPLSDVHNPHAEANEKTSDGESRTDSSCTDSLSVQRAKSTGVRRALEKAYSVIPHGGLVANIYNLSSATLGAGIVAVPSGFHHSGMVVSVVLLAVVCACTIYSIRLLGQAKLKTGLRSYEEMARGMLGHGWDYFAAFLMLIFCWGTCVGYIISVGDLLSPMLDGPNTNAFLKTVNGRRILVGLIWLVGMFTLSLPKEINSLRYASVIGVSFVVFFVICVIIHSARNGLQNGIRKDIVLVNSGLPAINGLTLFIFAFICQVNVFEIFDEMQKPTLNRMTRDATISMILVALLNFLSGFFGYCDFGPQVDGSLLRLYRPLEDPLFMISYIGMCIKLCVGFAICIQPSRDAIYYCLRMGKTSDVKDWLNWVVSGLLALAALICGLFIPNINIVFFLLGGICGGFLGFMFPAYFFIYSGGFTLKKVGILNYVGCIVLIVGGVIAVVFGTGVAIYSEIH, from the coding sequence ATGAACCGCgataacaacaacaacgtGTTTAGCACGAGTGATGTCCTCTTCGAGCCGTTGTCCGACGTCCACAATCCCCATGCTGAAGCGAACGAGAAGACCTCCGATGGCGAGTCCCGCACCGACTCCAGCTGCACCGACTCGCTGTCCGTGCAGCGAGCCAAATCTACTGGCGTGCGTAGGGCCCTTGAGAAGGCCTATTCCGTCATCCCTCACGGTGGGCTGGTTGCCAACATCTACAATCTGTCCAGCGCTACCCTTGGTGCCGGTATTGTGGCCGTGCCGTCCGGCTTTCACCACTCTGGTATGGTGGTCTCCGTTGTGCTACTCGCcgttgtgtgtgcatgcacCATCTATTCAATTCGCTTGCTGGGCCAGGCGAAGCTGAAGACGGGCCTGCGCTCCTACGAGGAGATGGCACGCGGCATGCTGGGTCACGGCTGGGACTACTTTGCAGCGTTTCTCATGTTAATTTTCTGCTGGGGTACGTGCGTCGGATACATCATCTCGGTCGGCGACTTGCTATCGCCAATGTTGGATGGCCCCAACACGAACGCATTCCTCAAGACCGTCAACGGCCGCCGCATCCTCGTTGGGCTGATCTGGCTCGTTGGCATGTTCACATTGTCTCTGCCGAAGGAGATTAACTCGCTGCGCTACGCCTCTGTGATTGGCGTGTCGTTTGTCGTGTTCTTCGTCATCTGCGTCATCATCCACTCCGCGCGCAACGGCCTCCAGAACGGCATCCGAAAGGATATCGTGCTCGTCAACAGCGGCTTGCCGGCTATCAATGGCCTCACACTGTTCATCTTTGCCTTTATTTGCCAGGTGAACGTGTTTGAGATTTTCGATGAAATGCAGAAGCCCACGCTCAACCGAATGACGCGCGACGCGACGATCAGCATGATCCTCGTGGCGTTGCTGAACTTCCTCTCTGGCTTCTTTGGCTACTGCGACTTTGGTCCACAGGTGGACGGCTCGCTTCTGCGGCTGTATCGCCCGCTCGAGGACCCACTCTTCATGATTTCATACATCGGTATGTGCATCAAGCTGTGCGTCGGGTTCGCCATCTGCATTCAGCCCTCACGCGATGCCATCTACTACTGCCTGCGGATGGGCAAGACGTCTGATGTGAAGGACTGGCTGAACTGGGTCGTCAGTGGCCTCCTTGCCCTCGCCGCGCTCATCTGCGGTCTCTTCATCCCTAACATCAACATCGTCTTCTTTCTGCTCGGCGGTATCTGCGGTGGCTTCCTCGGCTTCATGTTTCCGGCGTACTTCTTCATCTACTCGGGTGGCTTCACGCTCAAGAAGGTCGGAATTCTGAACTACGTTGGCTGCATCGTGCTGATTGTTGGTGGCGTAATTGCTGTCGTCTTTGGCACTGGCGTTGCCATCTACAGCGAGATCCACTGA
- a CDS encoding putative ribosomal protein L27, with translation MTKFLKPGKVVIVTAGRYAGHKAVIVQNSDAATKERPYGRALIAGIKKYPKKVVRGMSKQTIARRSQVGVFLRVVNHKHFLPTRY, from the coding sequence ATGACGAAGTTCCTGAAGCCCGGTAAGGTGGTGATCGTGACGGCTGGCCGCTACGCCGGCCACAAGGCGGTGATTGTGCAGAACTCCGACGCTGCGACGAAGGAGCGGCCGTACGGCCGCGCACTGATTGCTGGCATCAAGAAGTACCCGAAGAAGGTTGTGCGCGGGATGAGCAAGCAGACGATTGCACGCCGCTCGCAGGTTGGCGTGTTCCTGCGCGTTGTGAACCACAAGCACTTCCTGCCGACCCGCTAC
- a CDS encoding putative ribosomal protein L27 yields the protein MTKFLKPGKVVIVTAGRYAGHKAVIVQNSDAATKERPYGRALIAGIKKHPKKVVRGMSKQTIARRSQVGVFLRVVNHKHFLPTRYNVDMSKELRGKINVSDASKRSRSKKLVRRVFQARYNAGSSAWFFQRLRF from the coding sequence ATGACGAAGTTCCTGAAGCCCGGTAAGGTGGTGATCGTGACGGCTGGCCGCTACGCCGGCCACAAGGCGGTGATTGTGCAGAACTCCGACGCTGCGACGAAGGAGCGGCCGTACGGCCGCGCACTGATTGCTGGCATCAAGAAGCACCCGAAGAAGGTTGTGCGCGGGATGAGCAAGCAGACGATTGCACGCCGCTCGCAGGTTGGCGTGTTCCTGCGCGTTGTGAACCACAAGCACTTCCTGCCGACCCGCTACAACGTGGACATGtcgaaggagctgcgcggcaAGATCAACGTGTCTGACGCGTCGAAGCGCTCGCGCTCGAAGAAGCTGGTGAGGCGTGTGTTCCAGGCGCGCTACaacgccggcagcagcgcgtggttcttccagcgcctgcgcttCTAA